Part of the Mytilus trossulus isolate FHL-02 chromosome 2, PNRI_Mtr1.1.1.hap1, whole genome shotgun sequence genome is shown below.
ACACCAACACCTCCATTtgtgatataaatttcataaactCATTCGGagtcaagagcttgcagctgctactcagaacttgtaaaacgtcaccagtgtctgagcagaaagttgatgaacagAGTATGTCAAAAAACGTTTCGTTTAAAAAGTATATGAAAATTATGTGGGCGTCAAATGGGATCATAGTATTATCAATCTTTTTCAATTTATGGAGGAATATAGGAGCTTTCAAAATACCTACATAATTCAGCATAGTGTTAATATATGATCTTCACAAAATTGATAGTGCCCGATGCTTTGATTTATAGGACACCAATATACATGTTTGTGTCATGATGGAGAGATATTTGCTTGaatcataaatgttttttaGAAAGATATGAAAGTTGTGACCATATGCCCGTTAATAAACTCATATTCATATTAAGATACTTAAATTACATTTggaaagcatatatatatatgtcttccCTTTCCTTTAACATACTACCATTCCGTCCTATACTGCTCGATTTAAATTAACATTACATAGTGATATTCATCTTGTTCCCGAGTTTTTATTAGCCGCGATGACACTTATGCAGCCGGATTTGATTAACCTTCCCGGTACCTGAGATTACAAGGTGATGGGTATGTGTTGCTTGGTCTTTCGTTTCATATGTAGTATTTCGTGAACTTTTCGTCGTCTTTTGTTCAGAAGTTTTGTTTGTCCACTTGCTTCAAAAGTTCCTTTATAAGATCTatagctttttaaaaatgtttatcgtTGAGAGTTCTTAATGAGGGTAGATAACTGGTTCTGGCTCTCAAAAACAcgtgttttatttatttggtatctttcttctCTTTGTTAATGGCAATTATTTtaatacacatatatatttacaaacaacGAACAGCAGCAGCAAACTATAATTAACAGAACAGATTGCAGAATTAATTTAAGCCCAACATTATAAAAACTGGTATTAACCATTAAAGTAAATCCTTTTAAGAAGTTTCATTCTGCATTTTCTCCATTTTCAGcgcaaatatttcttttatgaataaaatcagCATCAACCTGCTtttgtttgttgaaaatttcGTCAATTTTGTCGACACAGTCACCAGCCTTAACAACTATAGTTATATCCAGATCTGTTCGCCTGTATGATTCTCTAAATATCATTAAAACTAGGATACCAGCTCCTATGCTGCCTACTAGACACCAATTCATCCATGTTGTacctaataaaaaatgaaatcattctGTATTTTGGAACAACATTACTGCCTTATTAGAAGAAACAACAATGACATGATGCAAAAGTTGTTTACATCATGTCAAAACACTATAACATAATATGAATACTAGTACTTCATTATATGATCTGAATTCTTCATTACGTGATGTGTTTACCTCCTCACGAGATATGAAAATTCTATTATTGTTGTCAAAGAAAGAATCATTCAAGACACTTTGCAATACCCGTAATATGCTAACATGAGCACTAGGGTATACATgatacattatatttaaaagtgACGAAATTATTTAACTAATATGAAAGAATGAGTATGACTTGAATGGAAGTAAATCAGACTTGTCTTTCTTCTTTCAATAATATCTGTTGAAACAGATTGAATAAGAGATAACGAGGTCCGTAAATGTAAGATATCAAATCAACGCaactacaaaaatgtagttTCTGTCTACCATttaaatacttattttttatcgtatttatatacaatatatggtCATTATACATACCAATTATGGTGAAAAAGGTAAGACGGTTAGACCatacttaattatatttaacattttgaaaatccTCTCTTATGTTTATTGAAAACTGTAGGTTAGTTGTCTTCTAAATGCATGTTGTGGATTTTTTTGTCGTTTGCGTTTTACATTAATATATTAATAGAGATTAATTTGTTCTAAATACCTATATTTGGAATTTGTAGTACGAAAAGAAATAGTACACCAAAAATGCTATCCAGCATAGTTGAAAAAGCGCCTGTTATTCCTTCTGCTATAGGATATGAGGTTTCGCAACTTAATTCATAAAAGAGTGGTATTGttccatttaaaaatattccACCAGCAATGCTTGAAATGTACAGCTGTgctgaaaaaatcaaatataatagttgtattttcttaaaagttaaaaatcaacCACCAATAATCCCTTCGTACAATTTTCGGACGCCATCACAAATAAGTTGACAGTTATGGAACGTTTTGCAGATGTTGTAGACTATGTTTCTTATGTCATTACTACAACCTCCTctccttttcacgaatgtgacctaccgaatcagACTACTTAccgtattttttttgttataacattagcaacacgacgggttccacatatggagcaggatctgcttactcttccggagcacataGATCACCACCAGTTTTAGggagggttcgtgttgctaagcctgtagttttctatgttgtgtcttgtgttatattatttgtctgtttatattgttttcttttagccatgacgttgtcagtttatttccgatCTCTGAGTTTGTCTGTCCCTTTTGATATTGTtcgccccccttttttttacattagatGACAAACATTTTACATGCAAAACAGAACTTGTTTACAATCACTTAAACATGTAAAGATAAGTAAATCTCCGATAATATTTAACTTCATTATAATGATGAACAACAGAGTTGTtgacattgatatatttgatcGGTCTTCAGAACCAACTATGAAAAAAAGATTGTTGGACCTTAGGcttgcagaaaaaaaatgaatgatacTAATTGTATTTGATAAGATAGTATGATATATCATTGGAGTTTGACAGAATTAAATAGTTAGGAGTGAATtacatgaaatacaaataaaataataaatgcagtATATAGAAATTATATGAATATAGTACCAAACATGATACTTTctgataaaagaaaagaaaatgtgtaGAAAACAACTAAGTGCACGttccaagttttaaaataatgttttaaaattaagcaTGTATCGTGTGCTTTATGTGGTCTTTCGGGTTTTGAACATCAGTACAAATTCTCGGAATACATGTTTACCTGTTGAATATGGTACAATATTATCGCAGACAAGTGTGAACCATACAAACGAAGCACCACCACACATATATAAACATAGCAGGAATAACTTCATATGTCTCAAAAACAGATCTGAAAatctgaaagaaataataatcataaggtatataaatgtatgtacagtagttgtcgtttgtttatgtaatatatacgtgtttctcgtttctcgttttgtttatatagattagaccgttggttttcccgtttgaatggttttacactagtaattttggggccctttatagcttgttgttcggtgtgagccaaggctccgtgttgaaggccgtactttaacctataatggtttaatttttaaattgtgatttggatggagagttgtctcattggcactcacaccacatcttcctatatctatgataaaaaaaaaaaaacgtagcAAAATACCTTCTAGCAAAACTGACTGATTATTCTCATCACACAATACAAAAGAATAAGGATTTTATATTGGTACTAAGTTATACTCGGCCATAAAGAACACGTTACAATAATGCGCATGCTAAACAAAATAGCATAGTGCTGCATTTTTTAAGTCCGACTAAAGGAAAATCGTTCGCCATTGCTATTTATAAAAGCCAATGAATAGCTTGGATCTTTCTATTTAAatgattattaaaatttagatacATCATGTTAATTTGATTGCAAATATTAGTTTTAGTTTGAGTCGTCAAGAAAGTAATGAACACTAATTCACTCTACCTAGCTATTACAACACCAGCAATACAGCCACCTACTGTTGCATAAAATCCAATCCAACCAGCTTCTTCCTGTTAAAATAGTTGgacaatataaaattgaaatctcATCtgaaattcagttaaaataaaaaacatataaatatattttgaattagtTATCCCGTATAacacttttttatttctatttgtcGTCTTTTACTAATATCTTCTTCTAATCTACCACTGACCAAGATAAAAGATTACTTCAAAATCTAGTTTTAAACAACTTCCAGTagaattttgtttcttttattttttgtaaaacttcATAAATAGCAAatatagcattattttaagATCGTGTAATTATTATGTAgatatgatttcaaagttttaccccaaaatatatattcaacgACAAGATGTATTTTTCAATCATGTAAATGCGTATAAAATATCTAGTGGCAATGCATTGGATCATATCTATGTCGTGTAGAATGActattgtatttcaaatttgttaatgTGGACATATCTATGACATCATAGAACCATCACAGTTGACTTCTCTGCAATAACGTGTCAggattatatcaaataaaaggcaacagtagtatacagtatactgctgaaatttaccccaaggaacctactttaaataaatcaaatgtattcgataataactgtcctttcctggatttagatatttcagttttaaacgGGAATctacacactaaaatttacgacaaaagagacgatttttcgttccctattgttaattttccatttttagatggtgatgttcctttggcaccatcttacggtgtttatatttcacaacttgttcgctatgccTGTGtatgttgtgacgtttttgatttgaacgaacgcaacctatgtattactggtaaattattaaaccagggatatcgttaccataaattacttaaaacctttactaaatatttccatagatataaagatttggttttgaagtttggttgtacctgtagaaaacttatttcaaccgggatagcacatccttaTTTTcaacggaaatgttgttaaccgtgcccggaaatttagaaatgatccatgtaaacttgttgctcctttaaataaacttattcttaaaggttacctattcaacactgtaataagatcattgaatattgtttttttggtataaatattgactttgttatcagtagattaaaagctaactaaatattactagtatgttgtatacatatacattttcatggatctacaatctgtcgatacctgtaacttggcattgcacaaggtaatgtttttctctggctgtttatgacgtctttattctaaatccattgtatcttggatgtgtacggattgattgcttAGTACcgggccacgtccacttgtattttttgtctatctgatgagttaagtctttttcaactgacttttatagttcgttcttatgttgtactgttatatccctgtcccaggttaggttgagggttgggatcccgctaacatgtttgaccccgccactttatttatgtatgtgcctgtcccaagtcaggagcctgtaattcagttgttgtcgtttgtttatgtgttacatatttgtttttcgttccttttttttcttacataaataaggccgttagttttcttgtttgaattgttttacattgtcttatcggggccttgtatagctgacttaatgcggtatgggctttgctcattgttgaaggccgtacggtgacctataattgttaatgtttgtgtcattttggtcttttgcggttagttgtctcattggcagccataccacatcttctttttatttttttaattttttatagatGATCAAAATTCATAagtcgatagaaaaaaaaccaaatcaaactgatcatttatcaataaagtgaaataatcttaaattaaaaaattactttaatgttaaaaatttaaatatttatccaatttgaatgaaaacattttaacataattaaatagATAGTCTATATTGGtctatatttttcttcaatttgtCTTTGCAAAAGCACTGGATAATTCTATTCTAACTTAATCTTTCAATGTTATCCTGTAAACAATACCTAAAACATGGACGCactattttcattcaaaataaatatttaagacttaatccgaggaaaattcaaaacggaaaaaaaaaagtccataaCCAAAtcgcaaaatcaaaagctcaaacacatcaaacgtatGGACaacacctgtcatattcctgactaggcATTACCTTATGTAGAAAACAAACCTGCGATACTCCAACAGGGTGAAGGATAACATCAAGTATGGCTCCCCAGGCGGCATATACACCAATAGGTAAAGCAAATGCTATTGAAATTAACCATAGAGGTCCGTGTCTGAAATGcgaaattaaaaaattgtaaaaaaccATATGCAAAATAgtctatatattatatattttaaattggaatttgtttgatattccAGAATAAATCTTTGTACCTACTGTAGCTGTTcttggtatttctatttatcaGAGTTATTAGTTTATTTTCCAATGGAAAATGTTGCGTTGAAAGTCTTGAATGTTTTTAACAGAAATACTCTCAACATATacgaaaaacacaaaaaggtcAAATCATGTTAAAACGCGTGTGTAGGACAACACACTATTTTTGTCGTGACCAATAATACCATTTCCTTCTCGATCAGTAATATTGCAATAAGTGCATCGAACTTGCTATGATAAAGCATAGAAAATTAcgtaattaattattatttctgtGGATACTAATatccaaataaaaaagtggTGGCATATACCTGTAGTCGAGgaaacattattttgaaaactagaGTCATTTTCgtcaatattatttcaaatttaaaagccGTACCTGATTATTTGACAAACTGCCTTCTTGTACTCAATTCTTTTCTCATTAGCAGAATTACTTGGTGGAGTTGGTGGCTTGTCAGGAAAATACAAAAGAGTAGCAAAAAACCCTACAGCTGCTGCTATACATTctaaaacaaaccaacaaaacAAATGCATGCACTTTTTCGTGAATGTATAAAGAGtttttctggattaaccttcATTAAGAACAATCAAACCTAAACATTTGAAAGCCATGAGTTTATAAATAAGTACAAACGTAAGataaaatataaccaaaagaGGCCCACAAATTTACTAAATTCAATTGTATGTATTATAAACTTTTTGTGGCTATTGTTAAAAGGTATTTGCTCATTTACATGATTAATGCTTGACCACACTAGCCTAGGTGCTGTTATGAATACGATTGGATCAGTAAACTGACAATCATAAGATAAAGCAggatttaaaaaagtaaaacaagttagctttgtcattttgtttttttgctaaAAGGTAGTAACTTCTAAAAGTGCAACTATACGCCTTAAATTAAGAAGCCTAATATGATTCTATTTTAAAATGGGTATAAGTATCAGAATCTATTTCACTTCaagataattgatttaaatCTTGTTACAGCAATTAAAACACttagtatataaaaatataactaaattGCAATTTATCTTAAACATGTTCGAAAATTCCATTTAATATCAACCAAGTCATTTGGACTCTGgtgaattgttgttttattggaAATCTTACAACAACTCCTTAtccatatatttaaaatattctctCGGCAAATGGAATATgttgtaaacttttatttatacattttgtttgaatattatttataactgctCACAAATGTACACGAGTTGGTAAggttaaatgttttgtataatgTTATTCTTCTTAAATTGATGTGGCCATGACTGGCctaataattgtatttaaaaagagTCGAATCTAAATTAGGGAATATTTAGGAGAAAACATCAAGTTTATTTAAGCAAGtcttcaaaaaatttgaaatagggggagggggggggtgTTAAAACACGCTTTTGAACACCGGTttgctactgttgccttttgaataagtttatatcaaatatataagatCGCGTTGTGAGAGTGCTAAGGTATGAAAATGATATTAATCTTTAAACAATTGACTGgtttattttgtacttttttagtGCTTTAAAAGCATTGGTGGTGGCATATTCTGTATTAAgtcaaaaagtacaaaaatatgcGCACTTTCTCACATTTACACCTCTATAAAATTACCAACAAAAGGCATTCagttataattacatttgtatgttataaGTTTAGAGTGACGAGTAGACTTTCAATTTCGTTTTCTTTTCTATGCATTGTGTCAACGTTGACAAGGAGATCACGTGCAGTCATATATTTGGCATTCTAGTGGGAAGGAAATAAAGATAACTTTTGGAATGCCTCGgaaatcaaatttaatgaatCGTCTGAACGTCTTTCTACTGTCATTATAATAATCATTCATTTGTTAAGATGTAGAAATTCCATTCAATAGATAAATTCAATAACACCTCCAATCATTACATTGATGATATGgttgctttaaaaaatctaactttttcaaatattattgtgggaaaaaaatctcaaatatcAACAAACGGAATTGTGTATATTTACTAACTCGTTTGTTATGCATGCGTCTACAGCGATTTCAACCGattcaaagttgaaaattgtCTGAGCAAGATTGAATTACAGTCAAGTGGTTTTGATCACAGATGTTGGTAAAATTTTGGCGGtatgtttaactttaaaaaaatataaggaaaaTCCATACGTCAAATTactgaataatttaaaaaaaaaaagaaggggaATATGTTTATACAGACCTCATACCATTTGCAAATTAGCGTCCTTTGATTTGTCTTAAAAGCAGCAAATCATGTTTAAGACCAATTCATAGATATTTCCcagtttcaattttcaatttcaactttTGGTTGCATTTTTTTCTCACTAAGAGTACCACTATGAATGTTCACTAAAAGAAAAGTAAGTCGGTGACCCTTATCTTACATCATTTAAACcgaaaataatttataaacgACATATCTATTCTTAAGAAAATTCTATGCATTGGTTATTGgaaatttgatgatttttaatAGATTTAAGAATATAATTGGccgattttatgtttttgtttgtattcattgttgaaagaattcattcaataatatttccaaaaaaagaAGAGTAAAATGTATTCGATTTTCAGTCATAGTTCAATGTGCCAAAGTTGAATATCAAGTTCTACCTATTTTTGTGACACAACCCATTTACTGAATTTTGACCTTAAATCAGGGATTAACTCACTTAAAACGCCCTACATGTAAACTCTTAAATTCGAGCATAATCTATTGAATGGGATGTTGTATCGATATGAAAATTATGTAACGAGTACATGTAATCTGGACACCTATTACATTAAGATGTGGTGTGACAAAAGGTTTCAAATTCCCATATATCAATTTCACgattctcagcagtaacataccatCTGTTACATCGTATAGTGTTTAAGTATCACAGTTGCTACGTTGTGGTCGTGCATGTTTACATTTAACGGACTTCACATACAGGACTGTGCTCCTTACACAGAAACTGCCCCAACAAGGTTATGAGGAGGAAAGATTAGACACGACAACCCGTAAATTTTATTGACACCACCACGAATAGGTTGATCAGTGTCTAAACTAACTAAGGACGTTTAAGCACGTCTTATATTGTTGTTTACTATTTATATTGTCTGACATTTTAAGTATCGCACGTGACCTATTCCCGAATATAAATGCACGAGTGTGAATTCCCATTGCAATAAGACGTGTTTCGGTATTCGTTTATCCAGACTTGATATATTTAGTTATGATGTATTGTTTTGTGTCTTATCGTTTGAAgttgtattttcatttgtttctgttgtttcctTGTTTTCCTCTTATGGTTGAGTTGTTTACCTCAGTTTCAGTTGGTAACCCCGAttatttttctctcaatcgatttatcaattttgaacaGCTGTATTACATTGAACTAACAGGAAAAATGATTTGGTTCCCGTTCCAAATGTGATATCACACCATTATTTGTAAGATGGTGTTGTTTTTAGAGTAAGGAACGATCTATGTAAATTGATTGTTCCTATGAGAAACcctattttgtaatttaataaattagCATTGTAGTAAAGGGTTGTTGTCTTTATCGAGTCTTGCACTGAtttagtttttgataaattattctTAAACATGCATTTCACTTCAGGTACAAAAAGGGCCAGGCATTCTAAATCAATATTACTTTACTTTAACTTACCAACATACATTAACCACATCACCTGATTTCTTAACTCTTCAAAGTTCATTAGCGCTAAAATAGAAAAGTAAATGATCTGAagaatttgaaacattttttttcaaggcAGTATAATTTGATATCAATCCATCGATGAAAATTCTTTCATTCTTCGTCTTGAGCCATTTAATCAGTGGTATTCGTTTGT
Proteins encoded:
- the LOC134705671 gene encoding solute carrier family 49 member 4-like, whose translation is MEETRSLIRNQNVTVLYTRRWWMLAVFSFSCFMQTLIWNTWGPIAQSAKTVYGWSDGTIGLIPSLGNIACMCTVLLNCYFMDEKGLRISAVLCSGLIFAASGLRCITSDPEYATGLMYASAIINGVAGTTFFSGPPLLASLWFPLNQRTTATAISSLCIYAGLAGGFLIGPQLVSAPIYNTTVRYLKSDVVTPMVNQSSTLSYQNTFNETALMNFEELRNQVMWLMYVECIAAAVGFFATLLYFPDKPPTPPSNSANEKRIEYKKAVCQIIRHGPLWLISIAFALPIGVYAAWGAILDVILHPVGVSQEEAGWIGFYATVGGCIAGVVIARFSDLFLRHMKLFLLCLYMCGGASFVWFTLVCDNIVPYSTAQLYISSIAGGIFLNGTIPLFYELSCETSYPIAEGITGAFSTMLDSIFGVLFLFVLQIPNIGTTWMNWCLVGSIGAGILVLMIFRESYRRTDLDITIVVKAGDCVDKIDEIFNKQKQVDADFIHKRNICAENGENAE